Proteins encoded by one window of Streptacidiphilus sp. PB12-B1b:
- a CDS encoding DHA2 family efflux MFS transporter permease subunit encodes MSQTAVDARVDPVPGAEPAPAHRWWVLAVIGLAQLMVVLDATIVNIALPSAQKALAFSDSDRQWVVTAYSLAFGSLLLLGGRLADLVGRKIVFLTGVAGFALSSALAGAAGSFEVLVTGRALQGLFGALLAPAALSLLNTTFTEAKERAKAFGIFGAIAGAGGGIGLLLGGLLTEHLSWRWTLYVNLFFAVVAFAGGLLLLRRGKPAHRPKLDLPGTLLVSAGLFGLVYGFSNADTHHWSSPMTWGFLVAGGALLAVFTWWQTRAANPLLPLRVLLDRNRGASFLAVAISGAGMFGVFLFLTYYLQASLGYTPVRTGLAFLPMIGALMVTAQLSTNVLIPRLGPKPVVPLGMAMAAGGMVWLTGLGLGSAYAASVLPALIVTGLGLGLVMPPAMSLATAGISHEDAGVASAAVNTMQQIGGSIGTALLNTLAASAATDYLAGKRPSPQLVAQAQLHSYSTAYWWSAGFFVVGMLLTGVLYRRGRVVQDPDAPAAVHM; translated from the coding sequence ATGAGCCAGACCGCCGTCGACGCCCGCGTCGACCCCGTACCGGGCGCGGAACCCGCCCCTGCGCACCGCTGGTGGGTGCTGGCCGTCATCGGCCTCGCCCAGCTGATGGTCGTCCTCGACGCCACCATCGTGAACATCGCCCTCCCCTCCGCGCAGAAGGCCCTGGCCTTCTCCGACAGCGACCGGCAGTGGGTCGTCACCGCCTACTCGCTCGCCTTCGGCAGCCTGCTGCTGCTCGGCGGACGCCTCGCCGACCTGGTCGGACGCAAGATCGTCTTCCTGACCGGGGTGGCCGGGTTCGCCCTCTCCTCGGCCCTCGCCGGAGCCGCCGGAAGCTTCGAGGTGCTGGTCACCGGCCGCGCCCTGCAGGGCCTGTTCGGCGCGCTGCTGGCCCCCGCCGCGCTCTCGCTGCTCAACACCACCTTCACCGAGGCCAAGGAGCGGGCCAAGGCGTTCGGCATCTTCGGCGCCATCGCCGGAGCGGGCGGCGGCATCGGCCTGCTGCTCGGCGGCCTGCTCACCGAGCACCTCAGCTGGCGCTGGACCCTCTACGTGAACCTGTTCTTCGCGGTCGTCGCCTTCGCCGGCGGCCTGCTGCTGCTGCGGCGCGGCAAGCCCGCCCACCGGCCCAAGCTCGACCTGCCGGGGACGCTGCTGGTCTCGGCCGGCCTCTTCGGCCTGGTCTACGGCTTCTCCAACGCCGACACCCACCACTGGTCCTCGCCGATGACCTGGGGATTCCTGGTCGCGGGCGGCGCCCTGCTGGCCGTCTTCACCTGGTGGCAGACCCGCGCCGCCAACCCGCTGCTGCCGCTGCGGGTGCTGCTCGACCGCAACCGGGGCGCGTCCTTCCTGGCCGTCGCCATCTCCGGCGCGGGCATGTTCGGGGTCTTCCTGTTCCTGACGTACTACCTCCAGGCGTCCCTGGGCTACACCCCGGTCCGCACCGGCCTGGCCTTCCTGCCGATGATCGGCGCGCTCATGGTCACCGCGCAGCTCTCCACCAACGTGCTCATCCCCCGGCTCGGCCCCAAGCCGGTGGTGCCGCTGGGCATGGCGATGGCGGCCGGCGGCATGGTCTGGCTCACCGGCCTCGGCCTGGGCAGCGCCTACGCCGCCAGCGTCCTGCCCGCGCTGATCGTCACCGGCCTCGGCCTCGGCCTGGTGATGCCCCCGGCGATGAGCCTGGCCACCGCCGGGATCAGCCACGAGGACGCCGGTGTGGCCTCGGCCGCCGTCAACACCATGCAGCAGATCGGCGGCTCCATCGGCACCGCGCTGCTCAACACCCTGGCCGCCAGTGCGGCCACCGACTACCTGGCGGGCAAGCGGCCCAGCCCGCAGCTGGTGGCCCAGGCGCAGCTGCACAGCTACTCCACCGCCTACTGGTGGTCGGCGGGCTTCTTCGTGGTCGGCATGCTGCTCACCGGCGTGCTCTACCGGCGCGGCCGGGTCGTGCAGGACCCGGACGCCCCGGCCGCCGTGCACATGTGA
- a CDS encoding TetR/AcrR family transcriptional regulator: protein MTATARRSRLSTEREAELYQAVIDLVHEVGYEGMTMDAVAARSRSSKATLYRQWQGKPQLVAAAMRHTTFVTVSDIDTGTLRGDLHATARRIGSDAEKDTVFLSAIGHAAHQNADLAAALREMLIEPEREVLYALLQRAVDRGEVRADAAAAEFFVHMLFGALPSRKILEDRFADPEYLIRYIDAVVLPALQHS, encoded by the coding sequence ATGACCGCGACGGCGCGCCGGAGCCGCCTCAGTACCGAGCGGGAGGCCGAGCTGTACCAGGCCGTCATCGACCTGGTGCACGAGGTCGGGTACGAGGGCATGACGATGGACGCCGTCGCGGCCCGCAGCCGCTCCAGCAAGGCCACCCTGTACCGGCAGTGGCAGGGCAAGCCGCAGCTGGTGGCGGCGGCGATGCGGCACACGACCTTCGTCACGGTGTCCGACATCGACACCGGCACGCTGCGCGGCGACCTGCACGCGACCGCGCGGCGGATCGGCTCGGACGCGGAGAAGGACACCGTCTTCCTGAGCGCGATCGGGCACGCCGCGCACCAGAACGCCGACCTGGCCGCGGCGCTGCGGGAGATGCTGATCGAGCCCGAGCGCGAGGTGCTGTACGCGCTGCTGCAGCGCGCGGTGGACCGGGGCGAGGTCCGGGCGGACGCCGCGGCGGCGGAGTTCTTCGTACACATGCTGTTCGGGGCGCTGCCGTCGCGGAAGATCCTGGAGGACCGCTTCGCGGACCCGGAGTACCTGATCCGCTACATCGACGCGGTGGTCCTGCCCGCGCTGCAGCACAGCTGA
- a CDS encoding ParA family protein encodes MEPGLAQSNLPEGQFYDPDAEYEPDPEYAATLAPDAARQRRERVGPTGRPLPYFPIPSPLTEHGPAKIVAMCNQKGGVGKTTSTINLGAALAEYGRRVLLVDFDPQGALSVGLGVNPMELDLTVYNLLMERGLTADEVLLKTAVPGMDLLPSNIDLSAAEVQLVSEVARESALARALKPLLPDYDYVIIDCQPSLGLLTVNALTAANSVIVPLECEFFALRGVALLTETIEKVCERLNPELRLDGILATMYDSRTVHSREVLARVTEAFGEHVFHTVIGRTVRFPETTVAGEPITTYASNSVGAAAYRQLAREVLARCPVE; translated from the coding sequence ATCGAGCCCGGCCTGGCCCAGAGCAACCTGCCGGAGGGTCAGTTCTACGACCCCGACGCCGAGTACGAGCCCGACCCCGAGTACGCCGCCACCCTGGCCCCGGACGCCGCCAGACAGCGCCGCGAGCGCGTCGGCCCCACCGGCCGCCCCCTGCCGTACTTCCCGATCCCCTCGCCGCTGACCGAGCACGGCCCGGCGAAGATCGTCGCCATGTGCAACCAGAAGGGCGGGGTGGGCAAGACCACCTCGACCATCAACCTCGGTGCGGCGCTGGCCGAGTACGGCCGCCGGGTGCTGCTCGTCGACTTCGACCCGCAGGGCGCGCTGTCGGTCGGCCTCGGCGTCAACCCGATGGAACTCGACCTCACGGTCTACAACCTGCTCATGGAACGCGGCCTGACGGCGGACGAGGTCCTGCTCAAGACCGCCGTGCCGGGCATGGACCTGCTGCCGTCCAACATCGACCTGTCGGCCGCCGAGGTCCAACTGGTCAGCGAGGTGGCCCGGGAGTCGGCGCTGGCGCGGGCGCTCAAGCCGCTGCTGCCCGACTACGACTACGTCATCATCGACTGCCAGCCCTCGCTCGGGCTGCTCACCGTCAACGCGCTGACCGCGGCCAACAGCGTCATCGTCCCGCTGGAGTGCGAGTTCTTCGCGCTGCGCGGGGTCGCGCTGCTCACCGAGACCATCGAGAAGGTCTGCGAGCGGCTCAACCCGGAGCTGCGGCTCGACGGCATCCTGGCCACCATGTACGACTCCCGCACGGTGCACAGCCGCGAGGTGCTGGCCCGGGTGACCGAGGCGTTCGGCGAGCACGTCTTCCACACCGTCATCGGCCGTACCGTGCGCTTCCCGGAGACCACGGTGGCCGGCGAGCCGATCACCACCTACGCCTCCAACTCCGTCGGCGCCGCCGCCTACCGCCAGCTCGCCAGGGAGGTGCTCGCCCGGTGCCCCGTCGAGTGA
- a CDS encoding GNAT family N-acetyltransferase produces MIRIETPRLVLRRWSDEDVHPFARINADPEVMRWIGDGSVRDEEQARRLVEQVEGLWEAEGYGLFAVELRETGEFAGFAGLAVPHFLPEVLPAVEIGWRLARPLWGRGLATEAARAALRYAFTDGGLERIVSICQIGNTASERIMVRLGMRPDRDTVRPGTDRPTRVYAMTRAQYQAQH; encoded by the coding sequence ATGATCAGGATCGAGACGCCACGGCTGGTGCTGCGCCGCTGGAGCGACGAGGACGTCCACCCGTTCGCGCGGATCAATGCCGATCCCGAGGTGATGCGCTGGATCGGCGACGGCTCGGTCCGCGACGAGGAGCAGGCGCGGCGGCTGGTCGAGCAGGTCGAGGGCCTGTGGGAGGCCGAGGGCTACGGCCTGTTCGCGGTCGAGCTGCGGGAGACCGGCGAATTCGCCGGGTTCGCCGGCCTTGCGGTGCCGCACTTCCTGCCCGAGGTGCTGCCGGCCGTCGAGATCGGCTGGCGCCTGGCCCGCCCGCTCTGGGGCCGGGGCCTGGCCACCGAGGCCGCCCGCGCGGCCCTGCGGTACGCCTTCACGGACGGCGGGCTGGAGCGGATCGTCAGCATCTGCCAGATCGGCAACACCGCCTCCGAGCGGATCATGGTCAGACTGGGCATGCGGCCGGACCGGGACACCGTCCGCCCCGGCACCGACCGCCCGACCCGGGTGTACGCCATGACCCGCGCGCAGTACCAGGCCCAGCACTGA
- a CDS encoding pseudouridine synthase, translating to MRSGSSGNSSNGRNGNGGGGAGGGQRGGSQRGGSGAGGRGASSRGTGGGRSGGQGGQGGGQRRSGSGWEKEAPRPEQRSYDRPEFGARTPSAGRSVGQIRPGALGGGGGARRGPAKPVRSRELQAKVEDAVRARHDKPAVKLPKTHGEPEGERLQKVLARAGMGSRRACEELIDQGRVEVNGKTVLEQGKRVDPVNDEIKVDGLTVATQSYLFFALNKPAGVVATMEDPDGRQCLGDYVNNRETRLFHVGRLDTETEGIILLTNHGELAHRLTHPKYGVVKTYLAAIQGPIPRDLGKQLAKGVELEDGWARADSFKVVQNVGKNYLVEVSLHEGRKHIVRRLLAEMGFPVEKLVRVQFGPIALGDQKSGWLRRLTNPEVGQLMKTVGL from the coding sequence ATGCGTAGCGGTAGTAGCGGTAACAGCAGCAACGGTAGGAACGGCAACGGCGGCGGTGGCGCCGGAGGTGGCCAGCGCGGCGGGAGCCAGCGCGGCGGCAGTGGTGCGGGCGGCCGGGGCGCGAGCAGCCGGGGCACGGGCGGCGGGCGCAGCGGCGGCCAGGGCGGCCAGGGCGGCGGCCAGCGCCGCAGCGGCAGCGGCTGGGAGAAGGAGGCGCCGCGTCCGGAGCAGCGCTCCTACGACCGTCCCGAGTTCGGGGCGCGCACGCCCAGCGCGGGGCGCTCGGTCGGGCAGATCCGCCCCGGCGCGCTGGGCGGCGGCGGGGGCGCGCGGCGCGGCCCGGCCAAGCCGGTGCGCTCGCGCGAGCTCCAGGCCAAGGTCGAGGACGCGGTGCGGGCGCGGCACGACAAGCCCGCGGTGAAGCTGCCGAAGACCCACGGCGAGCCCGAGGGCGAGCGGCTGCAGAAGGTCCTGGCCCGCGCGGGCATGGGCAGCCGCCGCGCCTGCGAGGAGCTGATCGACCAGGGCCGGGTCGAGGTCAACGGCAAGACGGTGCTGGAGCAGGGCAAGCGGGTCGACCCGGTGAACGACGAGATCAAGGTGGACGGCCTGACCGTCGCCACCCAGTCGTACCTGTTCTTCGCGCTGAACAAGCCCGCCGGCGTGGTGGCGACCATGGAGGACCCGGACGGCCGCCAGTGCCTGGGCGACTACGTGAACAACCGGGAGACCCGGCTGTTCCACGTGGGCCGGCTGGACACCGAGACCGAGGGCATCATCCTGCTCACCAACCACGGCGAGCTGGCGCACCGGCTGACCCACCCCAAGTACGGCGTGGTCAAGACGTACCTGGCGGCGATTCAGGGCCCGATCCCGCGCGACCTGGGCAAGCAGCTGGCGAAGGGCGTGGAGCTGGAGGACGGCTGGGCGCGCGCCGACAGCTTCAAGGTCGTCCAGAACGTCGGCAAGAACTACCTGGTCGAGGTGAGCCTGCACGAGGGCCGCAAGCACATCGTCCGCCGGCTGCTGGCCGAGATGGGCTTCCCGGTGGAGAAGCTGGTGCGGGTGCAGTTCGGCCCGATCGCGCTGGGCGACCAGAAGTCGGGCTGGCTGCGGCGGCTGACCAACCCCGAGGTCGGCCAGCTGATGAAGACCGTCGGGCTGTAG
- a CDS encoding ScpA family protein has translation MSTPTQPEERAAAPDAAEPGAPPAGGFQVRLDNFEGPFDLLLSLIAKHKLDVTEVSLSRVTDEFIAHIRAMGPDWDLDLASEFLVVAATLLDLKAARLLPVAELEDEEDLALLEARDLLFARLLQYRAYKRIAALFTERWAAELLSRPRTVGLEPHHAELLPEVVIRLGPEGFARLAAKAMEPKPRPVVYVEHIHTSTVNVREQAELVMERLRELGGASFRTLTADAPDVLTVVARFLALLELYRERVLLFDQPEALGELLVQWIGARDAQVRLTDEFDTPATEVRAEPGEGRHP, from the coding sequence ATGAGCACACCCACCCAGCCCGAGGAGCGGGCAGCGGCGCCCGACGCCGCCGAGCCCGGGGCCCCGCCCGCCGGGGGCTTCCAGGTGCGGCTGGACAACTTCGAGGGCCCGTTCGACCTGCTGCTCAGCCTCATCGCCAAGCACAAGCTCGACGTCACCGAGGTCTCGCTGTCGCGGGTCACCGACGAGTTCATCGCGCACATCCGGGCCATGGGCCCGGACTGGGACCTCGACCTGGCCAGCGAGTTCCTGGTGGTCGCGGCGACCCTGCTGGACCTCAAGGCGGCCCGGCTGCTGCCCGTCGCCGAGCTCGAGGACGAGGAGGACCTGGCCCTGCTGGAGGCCCGCGACCTGCTGTTCGCGCGGCTGCTCCAGTACCGGGCCTACAAGCGGATCGCCGCGCTGTTCACCGAGCGCTGGGCGGCGGAGCTGCTCAGCCGCCCGCGCACGGTCGGCCTGGAGCCGCACCACGCCGAGCTGCTGCCCGAAGTGGTCATCCGGCTCGGCCCGGAGGGCTTCGCCCGGCTCGCGGCCAAGGCGATGGAGCCCAAGCCCAGGCCGGTGGTGTACGTCGAGCACATCCACACCTCGACGGTGAACGTCCGCGAGCAGGCCGAGCTGGTCATGGAGCGGCTGCGGGAGCTGGGCGGCGCCAGCTTCCGCACGCTCACCGCGGACGCCCCGGACGTGCTGACCGTGGTGGCCCGGTTCCTGGCGCTGCTGGAGCTGTACCGCGAGCGGGTGCTGCTCTTCGACCAGCCGGAGGCGCTGGGGGAGCTGCTGGTGCAGTGGATCGGCGCGCGGGACGCGCAGGTGCGGCTCACGGACGAATTCGACACACCGGCGACGGAGGTCCGGGCCGAGCCCGGGGAAGGCAGGCACCCATGA
- the scpB gene encoding SMC-Scp complex subunit ScpB — translation MPGRPRPGEYLETVLRDPAPVTADPAPAVPGPAAEPAPAPAPSPPGPAASVPAPAVPAPAAEPAPAAEPAPHLGVPLKAALEAILMIVDEPATVAHLAEVLERPKRAVAAALAALAEEYTAQGRGFDLRFVAGGWRFYSRASCAPAVDRFVLDGQQARLTQAALETLAVIAYRQPVSRSRVSAVRGVNCDGVMRTLVQRGLVEEAGSEPETGAILYRTTQQFLERMGLRGLEELPELAPFLPEADDVEPDSQEGSAIAEAVAAQS, via the coding sequence ATGCCCGGCCGCCCCCGCCCCGGCGAGTACCTCGAAACCGTCCTCCGCGACCCCGCCCCCGTAACGGCCGACCCCGCCCCCGCCGTCCCCGGGCCTGCGGCGGAGCCCGCCCCAGCGCCCGCGCCCTCTCCCCCTGGGCCTGCGGCCTCCGTGCCCGCCCCCGCCGTCCCCGCGCCCGCGGCGGAGCCCGCGCCCGCGGCGGAGCCCGCGCCGCATCTGGGGGTGCCGTTGAAGGCGGCGCTGGAGGCGATTCTGATGATCGTGGACGAGCCCGCGACCGTCGCGCACCTGGCGGAGGTGCTGGAGCGGCCCAAGCGCGCGGTCGCCGCGGCCCTGGCCGCGCTGGCGGAGGAGTACACCGCCCAGGGCAGGGGCTTCGACCTGCGCTTCGTCGCCGGGGGCTGGCGTTTCTACAGCCGCGCGAGCTGCGCCCCGGCCGTCGACCGGTTCGTCCTGGACGGCCAGCAGGCCCGGCTGACGCAGGCCGCGCTGGAGACTCTGGCGGTCATCGCCTACCGGCAGCCGGTGTCCCGTTCACGGGTATCGGCCGTCCGTGGTGTGAACTGTGACGGTGTCATGCGTACCCTTGTGCAGAGGGGTCTGGTCGAGGAGGCCGGGTCCGAGCCGGAAACAGGAGCGATCCTCTACCGGACGACGCAACAATTTTTGGAACGGATGGGGCTGCGCGGCCTGGAAGAGCTGCCGGAGCTGGCCCCCTTCCTGCCTGAGGCCGACGATGTGGAACCGGACTCGCAGGAGGGCTCCGCGATCGCCGAGGCGGTCGCCGCACAGAGCTAG
- the ald gene encoding alanine dehydrogenase, translating into MKVGIPSEVKNHEYRVAITPAGVHELVRNGHEVFVENNAGVGSSIPNDEYVSAGATILDTADEVWATADLLLKVKEPIASEYHRLRKGQTLFTYLHLAASRECTDALLASGTTAIAYETVQLANGALPLLAPMSEVAGRLAPQVGSYHLMRPAGGRGTLPGGVPGTHAAKAVVIGGGVSGWHAATIAIGMGYDVTLLDRDINKLRDADKIFGNRIKAIASNAFELEKAVLDADLVIGAVLIPGAKAPKLVTNELVSRMKPGSVLVDIAIDQGGCFEDSRPTTHDDPTFQVHDSVFYCVANMPGAVPNTSTYALTNATLPYIVELANRGWKEACARDAALAKGLNAHEGQLTYASVAEAHGLGSVALDTVLA; encoded by the coding sequence GTGAAGGTCGGCATCCCCAGCGAGGTCAAGAACCACGAGTACCGCGTTGCCATCACGCCCGCGGGCGTCCACGAACTGGTCCGCAACGGCCACGAGGTCTTCGTCGAGAACAACGCCGGGGTCGGCTCCTCGATCCCGAACGACGAGTACGTGTCCGCCGGGGCGACCATCCTCGACACCGCCGACGAGGTCTGGGCCACGGCCGACCTGCTGCTCAAGGTGAAGGAGCCGATCGCCTCGGAGTACCACCGGCTCCGCAAGGGCCAGACCCTCTTCACCTACCTGCACCTGGCCGCCTCGCGGGAGTGCACCGACGCACTGCTCGCCTCCGGCACCACCGCCATCGCGTACGAGACCGTGCAGCTGGCCAACGGCGCCCTGCCGCTGCTCGCCCCGATGTCCGAGGTGGCCGGCCGGCTCGCCCCGCAGGTCGGCTCGTACCACCTGATGCGCCCGGCCGGCGGCCGCGGCACGCTGCCCGGCGGCGTCCCCGGCACCCACGCGGCCAAGGCCGTGGTCATCGGCGGCGGCGTCTCCGGCTGGCACGCGGCCACCATCGCCATCGGCATGGGCTACGACGTGACCCTGCTGGACCGCGACATCAACAAGCTGCGCGACGCCGACAAGATCTTCGGCAACCGGATCAAGGCCATCGCCTCCAACGCCTTCGAGCTGGAGAAGGCCGTCCTGGACGCCGACCTGGTCATCGGCGCGGTGCTGATCCCCGGCGCCAAGGCCCCCAAGCTGGTCACCAACGAGCTGGTCTCGCGGATGAAGCCGGGCTCGGTGCTGGTCGACATCGCCATCGACCAGGGCGGCTGCTTCGAGGACTCGCGTCCGACCACGCACGACGACCCGACCTTCCAGGTCCACGACTCGGTGTTCTACTGCGTCGCCAACATGCCCGGCGCGGTGCCCAACACCTCCACCTACGCGCTGACCAACGCGACGCTGCCGTACATCGTCGAGCTGGCCAACCGCGGTTGGAAGGAGGCCTGCGCCCGTGACGCCGCGCTGGCCAAGGGCCTGAACGCGCACGAGGGCCAGCTGACCTACGCCTCCGTCGCCGAGGCGCACGGCCTGGGCTCGGTCGCCCTGGACACCGTCCTGGCCTGA
- a CDS encoding Xaa-Pro peptidase family protein, translated as MAHDPNLYPADRVVRAQKAAAEAGLDALLVSPGPDLRYLTGYEAQPLERLTCLVAPAEGEPFLVVPLLERPAAEASPAGGLGIEIVGWRETDDPYALVASRLPSGLGRIGLDNHMWAEKVLAFREALPGVEQALAGQALGELRMRKSDAEVRALSEAASAIDAVHLNVGEWLKPGRTEREVGRDIADAIIAAGHARVDFVIVASGPNGASPHAEVSDRVIQPGDPVVVDIGGTMPSGYCSDSTRNYVVGQAPEEYLRAYGVLLAAQTAQTESVIPGITSQQLDAIGRDLIEGEGYGDYFIHRTGHGIGLETHEEPYIVAGSQRTLEPGMAFSIEPGIYIPGAYGARIEDIAVCTRTGGERLNRVTRELRVLA; from the coding sequence ATGGCACATGACCCGAACCTGTATCCGGCGGACCGCGTGGTCCGCGCCCAGAAGGCCGCGGCGGAGGCCGGGCTGGACGCGCTGCTCGTCTCGCCCGGCCCTGACCTGCGCTACCTCACCGGCTACGAGGCGCAGCCGCTGGAGCGGCTGACCTGCCTGGTGGCGCCCGCCGAGGGGGAGCCGTTCCTGGTGGTGCCGCTGCTGGAGCGGCCCGCCGCCGAGGCGTCGCCCGCGGGCGGCCTGGGGATCGAGATCGTCGGCTGGCGGGAGACCGACGACCCGTACGCGCTGGTCGCCTCCCGGCTGCCGTCCGGGCTGGGCCGGATCGGCCTGGACAACCACATGTGGGCGGAGAAGGTGCTGGCGTTCCGCGAGGCGCTGCCCGGGGTGGAGCAGGCGCTGGCCGGGCAGGCGCTGGGGGAGCTGCGGATGCGCAAGTCGGACGCCGAGGTGCGGGCGCTGAGCGAGGCCGCGTCGGCGATCGACGCGGTGCACCTGAACGTCGGCGAGTGGCTGAAGCCGGGCCGGACCGAGCGCGAGGTGGGCCGGGACATCGCCGACGCCATCATCGCCGCCGGGCACGCGAGGGTGGACTTCGTCATCGTCGCCTCCGGTCCGAACGGCGCCAGCCCGCACGCCGAGGTGTCCGACCGGGTGATCCAGCCCGGCGACCCGGTGGTGGTGGACATCGGCGGCACCATGCCGTCCGGCTACTGCTCCGACTCCACCCGCAACTACGTGGTGGGCCAGGCCCCGGAGGAGTACCTGCGGGCCTACGGGGTGCTGCTGGCGGCGCAGACCGCACAGACCGAGTCGGTGATCCCCGGCATCACCTCCCAGCAGTTGGACGCCATCGGCCGCGACCTGATCGAGGGCGAGGGCTACGGCGACTACTTCATCCACCGCACCGGCCACGGGATCGGCCTGGAGACGCACGAGGAGCCGTACATCGTGGCCGGTTCGCAGCGGACGCTGGAGCCGGGCATGGCCTTCTCGATCGAGCCGGGCATCTACATCCCGGGCGCGTACGGGGCGCGGATCGAGGACATCGCGGTGTGCACCCGCACCGGCGGCGAGCGGCTGAACCGGGTCACCCGGGAGCTGCGGGTGCTGGCCTAG
- a CDS encoding DUF952 domain-containing protein, producing MLLHLTTLDGWLAHPDRPYATATLALEGFIHCSADEEQVLAVANDRFARTPGPLMVLLIEEDALDSAVRWEAAEPDGPLFPHIYGPVNRSAVAGMLEVERDAEGRWAKLALWS from the coding sequence ATGCTTCTCCACCTGACGACACTCGACGGCTGGCTGGCGCACCCCGACCGCCCCTACGCCACGGCCACGCTGGCGCTGGAGGGCTTCATCCACTGCTCGGCGGACGAGGAGCAGGTCCTGGCCGTGGCCAACGACCGCTTCGCCCGCACCCCCGGTCCGCTGATGGTGCTGCTGATCGAGGAGGACGCGCTGGACTCCGCCGTCCGCTGGGAGGCCGCCGAGCCGGACGGCCCGCTGTTCCCGCACATCTACGGCCCGGTGAACCGCTCGGCCGTGGCCGGGATGCTGGAGGTCGAGCGGGACGCCGAGGGCCGCTGGGCCAAGCTCGCCCTGTGGAGCTGA